In the Cetobacterium ceti genome, TTTTATAAAATTTTTTTGGAGGAAGAATGAAAACAATTGCATTTGTTTGTGTAGGGAATTCATTTAAAAGTATTGTAGCAGAAAGATTAGCAAAGGAACTTACTAATGATTTTATATTTGTCAGTGGAGGAACAAATCCAGCTTCTAAAATAAATGAAGATGGGGAAAAAATTATGGAAAAAAGAGGAATGTCCATGAAAGGATACAAACCTCATAGTTTAGACGATTTACCAGAAAAAATTGATTATTTAGTTCAAATGGGGTGTGGAATAACTTGTCCCATGATTAAAGCGAAAAATGTAATTAATTTTAATATGGACAAATATCCTAGTGAAACTCTTATTGAAAAAGAAATTATTGTTAATATTCTAGAAGATAAAATAAAAGAATTATGTAACATTTGTTACGGATATGAAGTTTTTGAAATTGTATAATAAGCTACAAAATTAAAGAGGGAGTTTTTATATATAAATTTAATTGATAGAAATCTATTATCAAAAGTAGATTATGTTGAAATGGAAAATTGGATTTATTTAGAAATAGGAAATATTCTTGAGAAGTGTTGTTCTTTTAGAAAAGATTAAAAAAAATAGGGCTAGAATATAAGCCCTATTTTTCTATTTTGTTTCTTCCTTATTTTCTAGAGGTAAAACACCTTCTTCAGGAGCTGTTTCTCCTTCTGGGGTAGCTTTTAAATCCAATTGATGATTTTCAATATTATAAGACCCAGCTTCTAATTTAGGTTCTTCTTTTTTCCCTTCACAGGCGAAAAATAAAGCTCCCATACTGAATAATAAAATAGTTTTTAAAATAGTTCTTTTCATAAAAACCTCCTAATAACTTGATAAAATTATTATAAAAGATTCTTATCTCCTTTATATCCTTTATCTAAAGTAAATATAAATTTTATTCCTGTATCTGTAGAAAAAGCTCTATATGAACTTCTATGTAATTTCAATATAGTAGCACAAATGTATAAACCTAAACCTCTATTTTTATCCTTATTGGTGGAGTAATATTTTTGCCATAATTTATCGATGTTTATATCTTCAATTTTATTTCCATTATTTTCTATGGAAAATTCTATTTTTTGAGATATATTTAAAGTAATTTTAATAAAATCCTTTGTGTGTTCAATGGCATTTTTTAAAAGATTTCCAATAACTTGTTCTATTTTTTCCCGATCTCCTATAACAAATATATCTTCTTCTCTTTCAAAAATTACTGAGATATTTTTTAATTCTTTTTCATAAATTTTTAAAATTAATTCAATTAATTCAGTTATATTAAAATTTTCTCTTTTTAAAACAATTTCATTAGTTACATTTTTTCTTTCTATTAATTCATTAGCTAATCTTAAAATCTTTTTCCCTTCATTATTTATAATAGAAATATATTTATTTTCTTTATCTTGAAGATAAATATCACTAAAGCCAATTATAGCTGTTAAGGGAGTTTTTATTTCATGCATAAAAAGCTTTAATTCCTCTTCAAATTCAATTTTATCTTGAAGATTATTTTTCATTTCCTTTTTATAAAATTTTATAATATTTTCAAGTTTAAAAGACATTTTTTCAATGTCCTTATATAAATCTCCAATTTCATCATTTCCCTTATATTTCATTTCCAATTTAAAATTAAGTTGTCCTATTAAGTTTGAATTTTTTGAAAGAGTAATAATAGGATTAATTAATTTTTTTTGTAATAT is a window encoding:
- a CDS encoding arsenate-mycothiol transferase ArsC yields the protein MKTIAFVCVGNSFKSIVAERLAKELTNDFIFVSGGTNPASKINEDGEKIMEKRGMSMKGYKPHSLDDLPEKIDYLVQMGCGITCPMIKAKNVINFNMDKYPSETLIEKEIIVNILEDKIKELCNICYGYEVFEIV
- a CDS encoding sensor histidine kinase, with the translated sequence MKLKNKLISILGLTLFIILFLEIFIGNIFIKKYFKIYKIKSLEKINFIENNKINYKKLEEYKITKNAQVEILDKNNNKFINLSKLSYFTVKTKTGIKIILLSPYLNKLYMENKINLKKNSDLSIKTFKILNNYYLVQELIINKQKIKDFDIPIKKSKLVFLTGKIMTIPRKNIEQNPNEILENFYSNKNQVLNKIEGPYRIIVSYKFKPIEELFPPLVSYLITKTIVLIILIFLLGIILQKKLINPIITLSKNSNLIGQLNFKLEMKYKGNDEIGDLYKDIEKMSFKLENIIKFYKKEMKNNLQDKIEFEEELKLFMHEIKTPLTAIIGFSDIYLQDKENKYISIINNEGKKILRLANELIERKNVTNEIVLKRENFNITELIELILKIYEKELKNISVIFEREEDIFVIGDREKIEQVIGNLLKNAIEHTKDFIKITLNISQKIEFSIENNGNKIEDINIDKLWQKYYSTNKDKNRGLGLYICATILKLHRSSYRAFSTDTGIKFIFTLDKGYKGDKNLL